A genome region from Bacteroidota bacterium includes the following:
- a CDS encoding sugar phosphate nucleotidyltransferase, with amino-acid sequence MTPVGIILAGGSGSRLHPCTAVTNKHLLPIGEMPMIFYPIKKLVAAGIQDILIVTGTEHMGDFLSLLGSGKNFGCALSYRVQDEAGGIAQALALAERFTNAQPMVVMLGDNIFEDSLSAMVGAFTANSEHAHILLKEVPDAERFGVAELDGGRIVSIVEKPAKPRSNFAVTGIYCYPPDVFDIIRALKPSARGEYEITDVNNVYLGKGRLSATTLTGYWTDAGTFPSLARANELVRQSPPKF; translated from the coding sequence GCTCCGGTTCGCGACTGCACCCATGCACGGCCGTGACGAACAAGCATTTGCTGCCCATCGGCGAAATGCCGATGATCTTCTATCCGATCAAAAAGCTCGTGGCTGCGGGCATTCAGGATATTCTGATTGTGACTGGCACCGAGCACATGGGCGATTTTCTCTCGCTGCTTGGCAGCGGTAAGAATTTCGGCTGCGCTCTCAGCTACCGCGTGCAGGATGAAGCCGGGGGCATTGCGCAGGCACTTGCACTCGCCGAGCGGTTTACGAACGCACAGCCGATGGTCGTTATGCTCGGTGATAATATCTTCGAGGACTCACTTTCGGCGATGGTCGGGGCGTTCACCGCGAACTCCGAGCATGCGCACATTTTACTCAAGGAAGTGCCGGATGCCGAGCGATTTGGTGTCGCAGAGTTAGATGGCGGGCGAATTGTTTCGATCGTCGAGAAGCCGGCGAAGCCCCGATCGAATTTTGCCGTAACTGGCATCTATTGCTATCCGCCGGACGTGTTCGATATTATCCGAGCACTCAAACCTTCCGCCCGAGGCGAGTATGAGATCACGGATGTGAACAATGTTTATCTCGGGAAGGGACGACTATCGGCTACCACACTTACTGGGTACTGGACTGATGCCGGGACATTCCCATCGCTGGCTCGGGCGAACGAACTGGTGAGGCAATCGCCACCGAAGTTTTAA
- a CDS encoding dTDP-glucose 4,6-dehydratase — protein MVLLLTGAAGFIGANFAHLATARGHRVVIYDALTYAGNPKNIEGIGTFVKGDIRDASAVARVLETKVIPGFAAGGHHAFDAIINFAAESHVDRSIASATPFVETNVLGAVTMLEMGRTHGVPLFVQISTDEVYGSIEGTAKSTFSSPLNPSSAYSASKASADLLLLSYHHTHGMDVRVTRCTNNYGRFQHPEKFIPTILRCALTGEPIPVYGDGRQVRDWIHVDDHCEGIWSVIERGEAGGIYHFGGPGMEGNDIAHDAGVENISLIHLLLRILAERTGRKLSELTALIQHVSDRPGHDRRYSLDWEDSRRGLGWQPQVTLEDGLRQTVDWWLANQDWWSGV, from the coding sequence GTGGTTCTACTACTTACTGGCGCAGCCGGTTTTATCGGAGCGAACTTCGCGCATCTTGCGACTGCGCGCGGACACCGCGTAGTTATTTACGATGCGCTCACCTATGCCGGCAATCCAAAGAATATCGAGGGCATCGGCACATTTGTAAAAGGTGATATTCGAGATGCTTCCGCAGTGGCACGGGTGCTGGAGACCAAAGTGATACCGGGCTTCGCGGCCGGCGGCCATCACGCGTTCGATGCCATAATCAATTTTGCCGCCGAGAGCCACGTCGATCGCTCGATCGCCTCAGCAACGCCGTTCGTCGAGACGAACGTGCTGGGTGCCGTGACCATGCTCGAAATGGGTCGCACGCATGGCGTCCCGCTGTTCGTGCAAATTTCGACAGACGAGGTATATGGTTCGATCGAGGGGACGGCAAAGTCTACGTTCTCGTCGCCACTCAATCCTTCGAGCGCGTATTCGGCATCCAAGGCTTCGGCCGACTTGCTGTTGCTCTCATACCATCATACGCATGGCATGGATGTTCGCGTGACCCGCTGCACGAACAATTACGGTCGTTTTCAACATCCGGAGAAATTTATTCCAACGATTTTGCGATGTGCTCTGACGGGTGAGCCGATTCCGGTTTATGGCGATGGCCGACAGGTTCGCGATTGGATTCACGTGGACGATCATTGCGAAGGCATCTGGAGTGTGATCGAACGCGGAGAGGCAGGCGGAATCTATCATTTTGGAGGGCCAGGAATGGAGGGAAATGACATCGCCCACGATGCGGGAGTTGAGAACATCTCGCTGATTCATCTTTTGCTAAGAATTCTTGCCGAACGAACGGGACGAAAACTATCCGAACTAACGGCGCTTATTCAGCATGTTTCGGACCGCCCCGGCCATGACCGCCGCTACTCGCTCGATTGGGAAGACTCCCGGCGCGGGCTTGGATGGCAACCGCAGGTGACGCTTGAAGATGGCTTGCGACAGACAGTGGATTGGTGGCTGGCCAACCAAGACTGGTGGTCCGGCGTTTAA
- a CDS encoding sugar nucleotide-binding protein: MQKLLILGRGQIGSALAQALSEFEIHVWPNDIDELSQEAIETIAPEAIINAAGKTDLAWCEANANEAVRSNMEAPIRLYERILAHNRDRSDRIRFIQFSSGCVWDGPYNDRGEPFGPYDPPTPACLYSWTKAAADAMLLSIDANQVAVLRARQVYSSASDARNTLVKLSRYPRLIDTPNSMTSMTTIEKMVRHVLMNEDWAGIWNVYDRGVVTPFEVGEMLFEAGLCSRPGHLSKEELDQFHHPKRVDVVLFDARFEAVVNPPKAHDELERAINHLSPILA; this comes from the coding sequence ATGCAAAAACTCCTTATTCTTGGTCGCGGGCAGATCGGATCGGCACTCGCGCAGGCCCTCTCGGAATTCGAAATTCACGTGTGGCCGAACGACATCGATGAGCTTTCGCAGGAAGCCATCGAGACGATTGCGCCCGAGGCAATCATCAACGCTGCAGGCAAAACCGATCTCGCCTGGTGTGAGGCAAACGCCAACGAAGCGGTGCGCTCGAACATGGAAGCGCCGATAAGACTCTACGAGCGCATCCTGGCGCACAATCGCGATCGTAGCGACCGCATTCGGTTCATCCAATTCTCGAGCGGTTGCGTGTGGGATGGGCCGTATAATGATCGAGGCGAGCCGTTTGGTCCTTACGATCCGCCAACTCCAGCCTGTCTCTACTCATGGACGAAAGCCGCGGCCGATGCAATGCTTTTATCTATTGATGCGAACCAAGTCGCGGTGCTCCGTGCTCGGCAGGTCTATTCCAGTGCGTCCGATGCCCGGAACACGCTTGTGAAGCTTTCGAGGTATCCACGCCTGATCGATACGCCGAACTCGATGACCAGCATGACGACGATTGAGAAGATGGTGCGGCATGTGCTGATGAACGAGGATTGGGCCGGTATATGGAATGTGTACGATCGTGGGGTAGTCACACCCTTTGAAGTGGGTGAAATGCTTTTTGAAGCAGGTCTCTGTTCGAGACCGGGTCATCTCTCGAAGGAAGAGCTTGACCAATTTCATCACCCCAAACGTGTTGACGTTGTATTGTTTGATGCACGCTTTGAGGCAGTCGTCAACCCGCCGAAAGCTCACGACGAACTGGAGCGAGCGATTAATCACCTTAGCCCGATACTTGCCTAA
- a CDS encoding long-chain fatty acid--CoA ligase, with protein sequence MNQNHPSPANLIEPFLAREKSALAGKVYLRYKRVHGEPFRDMTYAEFCRGTREIFAGLVSLGLTRGDRIALISESRPEWLMIEFASLALGTVLVPMFPTLTAQQVQFIVHNSGARVLFVSNDLQFGKALKIMGDCPALERVVILNDASNLAKSDARIMHLREVLSGAHLSQGSHPSQDFDSEAIAAKPEDVALMIYTSGTTGNPKGVMLTHRNIQANIDGALAALPELTDRDTALSFLPLSHAFEHLAMQFFFQIGFTIGLAESVDTVADNLLEIRPTIMTGVPRFYERVHTRIMRMRQQISPLRRHIFDWAVGIGGLCGMAIEGKQVPLHAKLLKRLAERLVLQKIRERTGGRVRFFVSGAAALPADVGRAFASFGLPIIEGYGMTECSPVISVSPYNHLKWGTVGKPIGNMQVKIAGDGEILARGPSVMKGYYKMPDETREIIDSDGWLHTGDVGEIDSDGYIRITDRKKHLFVSSGGKNIAPAPIESALLQSRYIEQIMLIGDKRLFCTALIVPDFAALREDGKASGDPVALVERNVVRGVIQEELERLQKEFANYERVRRFVLLPEPFTVENDMLTPTLKVKRKSVEQRYRELIESLYLLRPANERT encoded by the coding sequence ATGAATCAGAATCATCCGAGTCCAGCCAATCTAATTGAACCCTTCCTCGCTCGCGAGAAGAGTGCGCTTGCCGGCAAAGTCTATCTCCGGTACAAGCGCGTCCACGGCGAGCCGTTCCGTGACATGACCTATGCGGAGTTTTGCCGGGGTACGCGGGAGATCTTCGCCGGACTCGTATCGCTTGGTCTCACCCGAGGCGATCGCATCGCTCTCATCAGCGAGTCGCGCCCCGAGTGGCTCATGATCGAGTTCGCATCGCTCGCGCTGGGCACCGTACTCGTGCCAATGTTTCCGACGCTTACGGCACAGCAAGTGCAATTTATCGTGCACAACAGCGGTGCGAGAGTGCTCTTCGTATCGAACGACTTGCAGTTCGGCAAAGCGCTGAAAATTATGGGAGACTGTCCCGCGCTGGAGCGCGTGGTGATTCTCAACGACGCGAGCAACCTGGCGAAGTCCGATGCACGAATCATGCATCTTCGGGAAGTTCTCAGTGGGGCTCATCTGTCTCAAGGATCCCATCCGTCTCAGGATTTCGATAGCGAGGCAATCGCAGCCAAGCCCGAGGATGTCGCCCTGATGATTTACACGAGTGGCACAACGGGCAACCCCAAGGGCGTGATGCTTACGCACCGGAACATCCAGGCGAACATCGATGGGGCTCTGGCCGCACTGCCAGAACTTACCGATCGCGATACAGCGCTTTCCTTCCTGCCACTTTCGCATGCGTTCGAGCACCTGGCGATGCAATTCTTTTTTCAAATAGGATTTACGATCGGGCTGGCCGAGTCGGTCGATACCGTTGCGGATAATCTGCTCGAGATTCGCCCGACGATCATGACCGGCGTGCCGCGCTTTTACGAGCGGGTGCATACGCGGATCATGCGGATGCGCCAGCAAATTTCACCGCTTCGCCGCCATATATTCGATTGGGCGGTCGGCATCGGCGGCTTATGCGGTATGGCCATTGAAGGAAAGCAGGTGCCGCTCCACGCAAAACTGCTAAAGCGACTGGCCGAGCGGCTTGTCCTGCAAAAGATCCGCGAGCGGACCGGCGGGCGGGTTCGGTTCTTCGTCTCCGGCGCGGCAGCGCTTCCGGCTGATGTCGGACGTGCATTCGCAAGTTTTGGTCTTCCGATTATCGAAGGCTATGGCATGACCGAGTGCTCGCCGGTCATTAGTGTGAGTCCATACAATCATCTGAAGTGGGGGACGGTCGGCAAGCCGATCGGGAATATGCAAGTGAAGATCGCCGGCGATGGGGAAATCTTAGCGCGTGGCCCAAGTGTGATGAAGGGCTACTACAAAATGCCCGATGAGACGCGCGAGATCATCGACTCCGATGGCTGGCTGCACACCGGCGATGTTGGCGAGATCGATTCCGATGGATACATTCGTATCACGGATCGGAAGAAACATCTCTTCGTTTCGAGCGGTGGAAAGAACATCGCACCGGCACCGATCGAATCAGCGTTGCTGCAATCGCGCTATATCGAGCAGATCATGCTCATCGGCGATAAGCGGCTGTTCTGCACTGCGCTCATCGTACCCGATTTCGCCGCGCTCAGGGAAGATGGCAAAGCTTCCGGGGATCCGGTGGCGCTAGTCGAGCGTAACGTTGTGCGTGGCGTGATTCAGGAAGAGCTTGAGCGCCTGCAGAAGGAGTTCGCGAACTACGAGCGGGTCCGAAGGTTTGTATTACTTCCAGAGCCATTCACCGTCGAAAATGACATGTTGACCCCAACGCTAAAGGTAAAACGGAAGTCTGTCGAACAGCGTTACCGGGAATTGATCGAATCCCTTTACCTGCTGCGTCCTGCGAATGAACGAACATAG
- a CDS encoding LptF/LptG family permease, with the protein MIRWRQTNRRAEKSRWRLFKLLDIYVLKQFFLATMVGIVGFIIIYIAVDLMEKLDKFLDHNVPFMVVVEYYVNFTPQIIALILSVALLLGSLFTTGRMSANNEIIAMRSAGISLYRLMAPFIVASMLLCLGAIYFNGWILPKANARVEEILRDYVHEDIINNAEFNMYLQDSPTSIVSMSDYSFLQKRANRVSVQFFDPKEITHMTRRIDASLMSWDSTHNVWTLTNATERLFLSDTSAEQIRKLAPAESVMHFTFTPAELRERLLKVEEMTNPELARRIELKRRSGQDVARDLVDYQSKYSLAFTSLIVVLFGVPFASRKKRGGLSFEFSIAIGIAFAFLTFSKVSQTFGYTGQVPAVLTAWLANILFLAGAIVVIWKAQK; encoded by the coding sequence ATGATTCGATGGAGACAAACGAACCGACGGGCTGAAAAGTCGCGCTGGCGACTATTCAAGTTGCTGGACATTTATGTCCTGAAGCAGTTTTTTCTCGCGACGATGGTCGGCATCGTCGGCTTCATCATCATTTACATTGCCGTCGATTTGATGGAGAAGCTGGACAAGTTTCTCGATCACAACGTCCCGTTCATGGTCGTCGTCGAGTATTATGTCAATTTTACACCACAGATCATCGCTTTGATCCTGTCCGTGGCGTTGTTACTCGGTTCGCTCTTTACAACGGGTCGCATGTCGGCAAATAATGAGATTATTGCGATGCGCTCGGCCGGCATTTCCCTATACCGGCTCATGGCACCCTTCATTGTCGCCTCGATGCTGCTGTGTCTCGGCGCGATTTACTTCAATGGCTGGATTCTTCCCAAAGCGAATGCTCGAGTCGAAGAGATTCTGCGGGATTACGTGCACGAGGACATTATCAACAATGCCGAGTTCAACATGTATTTGCAGGATTCGCCTACCTCCATCGTATCCATGTCGGACTATTCCTTTCTGCAAAAGCGCGCGAACAGAGTCTCTGTTCAATTTTTCGACCCAAAAGAGATTACGCACATGACGCGTCGGATCGACGCCTCCCTCATGTCATGGGATTCCACCCACAATGTCTGGACGCTGACGAATGCGACCGAACGGTTATTCCTGAGCGATACATCCGCCGAGCAAATTCGCAAACTCGCGCCCGCGGAAAGTGTCATGCACTTTACATTTACTCCCGCCGAACTTCGCGAGCGGTTGCTGAAAGTGGAGGAAATGACAAATCCGGAGCTGGCGCGACGGATCGAACTCAAGCGCCGATCGGGACAGGACGTCGCACGCGATCTCGTGGATTACCAGAGCAAATATTCTCTCGCGTTCACATCACTCATCGTGGTTCTCTTCGGTGTCCCGTTCGCCTCTCGCAAGAAGCGCGGCGGTCTGTCATTCGAGTTTTCGATCGCGATCGGAATCGCGTTCGCATTCCTCACCTTCTCGAAGGTCTCACAGACCTTCGGCTACACCGGTCAGGTGCCAGCCGTGCTCACGGCATGGCTGGCGAATATTCTGTTCCTCGCCGGCGCCATCGTGGTAATCTGGAAGGCGCAGAAATAG
- a CDS encoding thioesterase family protein gives MLQPEHREVADNRSNVDDPLAAIEHATKIRVRYADTDQMGLVYYGKYFEYFEVARTEMLRACGLPYSEIEQAGYGLPVRDASARYYRGATYDDLLRVTARMKSDVATRLEISYTVHMDATNELLAEGNTTLVFVLKETGRPTKPPDIYRQAIEAFTAPDIALST, from the coding sequence ATGCTACAACCCGAACACCGCGAAGTCGCGGATAATCGCTCGAATGTGGACGACCCGCTGGCCGCGATCGAGCACGCGACCAAAATCCGTGTCCGCTATGCCGACACAGACCAAATGGGGCTTGTCTATTACGGAAAGTACTTCGAGTATTTCGAGGTCGCTCGGACCGAGATGCTGCGTGCATGCGGATTGCCGTATTCCGAAATCGAGCAAGCCGGATATGGGCTGCCCGTTCGGGATGCCTCCGCGCGGTATTATCGTGGGGCGACCTACGACGACTTGCTTCGAGTCACCGCTCGAATGAAATCGGATGTCGCGACGCGACTCGAAATTTCTTATACGGTCCACATGGATGCGACCAACGAACTGCTGGCCGAAGGCAATACAACGCTGGTCTTCGTGTTGAAGGAGACTGGCCGGCCGACCAAGCCGCCCGACATCTATCGTCAGGCCATCGAAGCATTTACCGCTCCGGACATTGCACTTAGCACTTAG